The nucleotide sequence TTTAGAAAATCGCCCAGAATTACAAAGACCAGCAGACGTTTATTTAGAAGGATCGGATCAATATCGTGGCTGGTTCAATTCCTCTTTATCAACTGCGGTTGCCGTAACTGGGAAAGCGCCATATAAAACAATCATTAGTCATGGTTTTACTTTAGATGGTCAAGGACGTAAGATGAGTAAATCTATCGGTAATACCGTTGTACCTGCTAAGATCATGAAGCAATATGGTGCCGATATCCTCCGTTTATGGGTTGCATCTGTAGATTATCAAGCAGATGTCCGTATTTCGGACGATATTATCAAGCAAACTTCGGAAGGGTATCGTAAAATCCGTAATACATTCCGTTTCATGCTAGGGAACTTACATGATTTTAATCCTGCTGAACACCGTGTGGCGGAAAAGGATTTACAAGAAGTAGATAAGTATATGCTTGTACAGCTTCAAGAATTAATCAAAAAAGTTCGTCATGCCTATGATCATTACGAGTTTTCTACGATTTATTCGAACATCCATAACTTCTGTTCGATTGATCTCAGCTCCTTCTATTTAGATTTCGCTAAAGATATCATCTATATTGAAGCAGAGAATAGTCCAAGAAGAAGAAGTATTCAAACGGTTTATTATGATATCGTAACAGCACTAGTGAAGCTTTTATCTCCAATTCTGACTCATACAACAGAAGAGGTATGGGGCTACATTCCAGGCGTTGAAGAAGAAAGTGTCCAACTTACCGATATGCCAGAAGCAGTCGAGGTAGAAGGACAAGAGGCGCTTAAAGCAAAATGGGATCACTTCATGGAAGTACGTGACGATGTCTTAAAAGCGCTGGAAGAAGCTCGAACTGCTAAAACGATCGGAAAATCACTAGAAGCTAAAATTACGATTGCACCGAAAGATGATAAGACAAAACAATTGCTCCAAGATGTTGCGGATATCCATCAATTGTTTATTGTTTCTGAAGCGGTTGTCGTTGAAGAAGGCAAAGGTGGAAAAGAATATGAGCATGTCTCCGTTCTTGTAGAAAAGCATGAAGGGGAACGTTGTGAGCGTTGCTGGGTTGCGGCTGATACTGTAGGCTCTCATGCGAATCATCCAGAGCTATGTGATCGCTGTGCAACGATTGTAGAAGAGCATTACGCACATGTAACAGAATAAGCTTAAAATAGGCAGGAATAAATGTGTGTTAATCCTAATAAAATCCGAACTGCTTCGAAATTCTATCATTAGAATTCAAGCAGCTCGGATTTTTCTTTTAGAGTGCTTTTGTAATTTTGTTGCAGATAAGATATAAAATGCGACGTAACGATCTTTGGATAATTACTAAAAAGTCAAGTTTAGCCTAAATGCCACGCTCCGGCAGAATACTTCGCTTTCCGCGGGCACGGCCTCAGCTTCCTCGGAAGAACACCACTTCCTGCGGGATCTTCGGCTCGCGCTGTTCCCGCTGGAGTCTACGTATTCTGCCTACGCTTGTAGATATTTTCTAATATAGTGGGTTATTAGCACCTATAAAATAAGTAGACCAAGAAACACCTCTGACTTGAAAAGAACTCCGTACTAAGCTTCGGAAAAATGCGAGACTCCTGTGGGAAAGGAACAGTTGAAGACCCCACAGTGAGCGTTCTTTGCGAGCGAGGAGGCTGAGGCGTTCCCCACGGAAAGCGAGTATTTTTCCGCAGCGCCGCATTAGCAGTCAACTTGATAAAGTATATACGAGTCCTTATTTCGTTACGTCGGAGTATATATAAACTTTGAATGACGATCCAACCATTGAAAATTAACTTTTAAGCTTTTTATCATGTAATCGTTCGCCTCCATAGAGAAAGTTATAGTTTGTTCCAGCTTGTTTATTTGCTAACATACACATACAAGGTAATTTTTCTATTAAGAAAAATCTATGGTAAAATCAGATAGAGTTACATGAAGAGAGAAATGGGGAATGAAGTTGATTTACTATTTACTAGCATTATTTATCATTGGCATCGATCAATTAACAAAATGGCGAATTGTTCAAACGATGGATATCGGAGAATCCATTCCGGTCATAGAGCCATTTCTCTACATAACGTCACACCGTAATACAGGTGCTGCTTGGGGCATTCTAGAAGGGAAGATGGGCTTCTTTTACGTCGTAACGGTTATCGTGATTGCTGTAGTTGTGTATTACATGCAAAAGTACGGGAAAGAAAGCAAGCTGGCAGGCATTTCCTTAGGACTTATATTGGGTGGAGCAATCGGGAACTTTATAGATAGACTGTTCCGTAAAGAAGTAGTAGATTTTGTAGATGTATATATCGGAAGCTATGACTTTCCTATTTTTAATGTAGCCGATTCTGCATTAGTAGTAGGGGTTATTGCTTTATTAATAGTTACCTTCATCGATGAACGACAGAAAGGAAGAACAAAATAATGCCAGAAAATCACCGTCATATGGTAGACCCAGATGAACAAGGGGATAGAATTGATAAAGTTTTAGCGAAATGGAATGAGGACGCCTCCAGGTCTCAAGTCCAAACATGGATTAAAGATGGATTAGTAGCTGTAAATGGAGAAAAAGTAAAAAACAACTACAAATGTCAGCAAGGGGACGAAATTACGTGGGAAATTCCAGAGGCTGAACCATTAGAGCTCGAGGCGGAGAATATTCCATTAGAAATCATTTATGAAGATAGCGATGTTCTCGTCGTCAATAAGCCGAAGGGAATGGTCGTACATCCGGCAGCTGGACATGGAACCGGTACACTCGTAAATGCTCTTCTATATCACTGTCAAGACCTATCAGGGATCAATGGAGTCATTCGACCAGGAATTGTTCACCGTATTGATAAAGATACGAGTGGCTTATTAATGGTTGCAAAAAACGATAAAGCTCATGTTTCACTAGTCGATCAGTTAAAAGCAAAGACAGTTAAACGCTCTTACCAGGCAATTGTGCACGGGGAGATTGGCCATGATTTTGGGACAATAGATGCTCCGCTTGGTAGAGACCCTGGAGATCGCCAAAAAATGGCAGTCGTCGATGATGGAAGACATGCGGTTACGCACTTTGAAGTGATTAAACGTTTTAAAAACTTTACTCATATTAAATGTGTTCTAGAAACTGGTCGTACCCACCAAATTCGTGTCCATATGAAATATATAGGTCATCCACTAGCTGGTGATCCTAAATATGGACCGAGAAAAACGTTAGACATGGATGGTCAAGCTCTCCATGCGGAAGTGTTAGGCTTTGAACACCCGTCTACGAAGAAATGGGTGGAATTCCAGGTGGATCCGCCGGAAGATTTCGATGAACAATTAGATTTATTAGAAAAGATGAGTTGACAGAACGTCCAATGTTTGGAATAATTAAGAGAGAACAAATGAGATCCTTTAAAGACAGTCCCGTGAGGCTGAGAAGGTG is from Radiobacillus kanasensis and encodes:
- the lspA gene encoding signal peptidase II — translated: MKLIYYLLALFIIGIDQLTKWRIVQTMDIGESIPVIEPFLYITSHRNTGAAWGILEGKMGFFYVVTVIVIAVVVYYMQKYGKESKLAGISLGLILGGAIGNFIDRLFRKEVVDFVDVYIGSYDFPIFNVADSALVVGVIALLIVTFIDERQKGRTK
- a CDS encoding RluA family pseudouridine synthase; this encodes MPENHRHMVDPDEQGDRIDKVLAKWNEDASRSQVQTWIKDGLVAVNGEKVKNNYKCQQGDEITWEIPEAEPLELEAENIPLEIIYEDSDVLVVNKPKGMVVHPAAGHGTGTLVNALLYHCQDLSGINGVIRPGIVHRIDKDTSGLLMVAKNDKAHVSLVDQLKAKTVKRSYQAIVHGEIGHDFGTIDAPLGRDPGDRQKMAVVDDGRHAVTHFEVIKRFKNFTHIKCVLETGRTHQIRVHMKYIGHPLAGDPKYGPRKTLDMDGQALHAEVLGFEHPSTKKWVEFQVDPPEDFDEQLDLLEKMS